In Rhodococcus qingshengii JCM 15477, the sequence ACGAGACCACCCGCTTGGACTCGAGACTGCACTGGGGGCAAGTAATCGACTGGGGCACTTCGGCCATCGCGAACGACCGCTCGAGCGGGCCGCAGCCGGTACAGCGAAACTCGTACAGAGGCATGCGGTCACGCTATCGGAGGATCCGTAAGTGCGACACTGGAACGACACGCACCGGGTTGCCGATGCCGCAATTGCGCCCGTCAGCGCAAGTACACAACCGCGTTGTCTCCGCCGGTACAGGTGACGATGCCGGAGGTCACCTTGCATGCCATCGTGTACTCCTTGCCGGTCACCGGACTACGTGCGGACACGGTGCTGGATGCACCGGTTGCACCGGAGTTCCCGTAGGCGATCCGAACCGCCTCGGCAAACTCACATGAAGTTTTGCCCCCACTTGTCGCGGACTCCTTGTAACTTCCGGCCGGCTGCCCGCCGGGGCAGGCGGACGCACCGGCCGGGAAGTTCGCGGCGCGTGTGGTCGTCGGGGATGTCGTGCTGGGAGCGGTTGTCGTGGTGCCGGGTGTGTTCGCGGCGCTGATGGTGGTGTGGGCGGCGCCACCGGCGGCCGAGTTGGGGACGTCCTTCGGCCAGAGGACCCAGGCAAGCCCGCCGAAGAGAGCCAACACAGTGATGACTCCGATTACGGATACCGGAATCACCCAGCCGGGCCGACGCGGCGGCGGATTTCCACGTGGCGGTGCAGGCGGGAATCCCTGGGGCGGGGGATACGACTGCGGCGCGGCTCGGTAGCCCAACTGCGGCGGCTGTGGACCGGATTGCGACCATGCCTGGTTGTTCGGTGGCCGCTGATAGTTGTCCGGCACCGCTTTATCGCCCGGTCGGGGGCGTCGAACGACAAGTCATGGTTCGACAGCATATGGCCGGCGAATGGGTTGTCTGTGGCTTTCTGACGGGTAGATCCCTGGAATCGCCCGAGCGAAGGCTGTTGCCGAGGAGTGATTGCGGTCACTCGCGGGTAGTGAAGTTGGCTCCGAAGTAGCGGACAGGCCTGTTCCGAGTGGCGTGCGAACTGCCGGAATTCGCAAGCGGCAGAGTTGAGTGCATTTCGTTCACAGCCTGCGGTTTCTTTCCTACTCGCCAGTACGGAACCTGTCCGATTGGGTAGTACCAGCCGCGTAGGAATCTTCACAGACTTAGCAAAGTGTGTTGAAAAGGTAGCGAAGATTGGCATTAGCAACAGGTAGACGGCACTTTTTCGATGTGCCATTCTCGGTAAGTACACAAGAAGGGCCTGGCAAGTATGTGAAGTAGTACGCACGTACTGCTCATAACAGGCCGGACCAGCAGATCAAAGAGATGGAGTCTTGATGTCGACCACCGGCACCCCGAAGACCGCAGCTGAGCTCCAGCAGGATTGGGACACCAACCCTCGCTGGAAGGGCGTTACTCGTAACTACACGGCCGATCAGGTCGTCAAGCTCCAGGGCACCGTCGTCGAGGAGCAGACCCTCGCTCGTCGCGGATCCGAGATCCTGTGGGATCTCGTGAACAACGAGGACTACATCAACTCCCTCGGTGCACTTACCGGCAACATGGCTGTGCAGCAGGTTCGCGCCGGCCTGAAGGCCATCTACCTCTCCGGTTGGCAGGTTGCCGGCGATGCGAACCTCTCGGGCCACACGTACCCGGACCAGAGCCTCTACCCGGCCAACTCGGTTCCGACCGTCGTCCGTCGCATCAACAACGCACTGCTGCGCGCCGACGAGATCGCCAAGACCGAGGGTGACACCTCCGTCAGCAACTGGCTCGCTCCGATCGTTGCCGACGCCGAAGCCGGCTTCGGTGGCGCTCTCAACGCTTACGAGCTGCAGAAGGCCATGATCGGCGCCGGCGCTGCCGGTGTCCACTGGGAGGATCAGCTCGCTTCGGAGAAGAAGTGCGGCCACCTCGGCGGCAAGGTGCTCATCCCCACGCAGCAGCACATCCGCACCCTGACCTCGGCTCGCCTGGCTTCCGACGTCGCGGACGTTCCGTCCGTCATCATCGCCCGCACCGACGCTGAGGCCGCAACCCTCATCACCTCCGACGTAGACGAGCGTGACCGCCCGTTCCTCGACGGAACCCGCACGGCTGAAGGCTTCTACGGCGTCAAGAACGGCATCGAGCCCTGCATCGCTCGCGCCAAGGCTTACGCACCGTACGCAGACCTCATCTGGATGGAGACCGGCGTGCCGGATCTCGAGGTTGCAAAGAAGTTCGCCGAGTCCGTTCGCAGCGAATTCCCGGACCAGCTCCTGGCCTACAACTGCTCCCCTTCCTTCAACTGGAAGGCGCACCTGGACGACGCGACCATCGCGAAGTTCCAGAAGGAGCTCGGCGCAATGGGCTTCAAGTTCCAGTTCATCACGCTGGCCGGCTTCCACTCGCTCAACTACGGCATGTTCGACCTTGCCTACGGCTACGCCCGCGAAGGCATGACGGCATTCGTCGACCTGCAGGAGCGCGAGTTCAAGGCTGCCGAAGAGCGTGGCTTCACCGCCATCAAGCACCAGCGTGAGGTTGGCGCCGGCTACTTCGACACCATCGCCACCACCGTTGACCCCAACACCTCGACGGCAGCTCTCAAGGGCTCCACCGAAGAGGGACAGTTCCACTAAGAACTGACTTCGGGTGGGGGAGAGGCTCGGCTTCGGGTCTCTCCCCTGCTTGTATCACCGCACTACTTTCTCTCGTCTTCAAGGCAGTTCCGATTGCGTCGGCCACCAGCGTCGACGCAGTTCGAAGTGCTTGTTTTGCAACACCTTCACCAGACAAACTCCACGAGACAAACAAGGAGCTGACGTGACCAGCGAAAAAATTCAGCGCGTCGGCGTTATCGGCGCCGGAATCATGGGTGCCGGAATCGCCGAGGTGTGCGCCCGCGCACATGTCGATGTTCTGGTCTTCGAGCAGACTCGCGAGCTTGCAGCAGCCGGGCGTTCACGCATCCTGCGTTCGCTCGACCGCGGCGTGAGCAGCGGAAAGATCACAGAACGTGAGCGTGAGCAGGCCGCATGGCGCCTGCGTTTCACCTCCGATCTGGGAGATTTCGCGGACCGCCAGCTCGTCGTGGAGGCCGTCGTCGAAGACGAGAAGATCAAGAGCGAAATCTTCGCCGAGCTCGACGCGGTCGTGACGGACCCGGATGCGGTTCTCGCGTCCAACACGTCGTCGATCCCGATCATGAAGCTCGGCATCTCGACCAAGCGTCCCGAGCGAGTCATCGGCATGCACTTCTTCAACCCGGTTCCGGTTCTGCCGCTCGTCGAATTGGTGACGACGCTCAAGACCAGTGCCTCCGTCTCGCAGCGCGCCGAGGCTTTTGCCAGCGACATCCTCGGCAAGCAGGTCGTCCGCAGTGCCGACCGCTCCGGCTTCGTCGTCAACGCACTCCTGGTGCCGTACCTGCTCTCGGCGATCCGCATGGTCGAGTCGGGCTTCGCGACCAAGGAAGACATCGACAAGGCAACGGTTCTCGGCCTCGCGCACCCCATGGGTCCGCTGGCTCTGACGGACCTGGTCGGACTCGACACCGTCAAGTCCATCGCCGACTCCATGTACGAAGAGTTCAAGGAGCCGCTGTACTCCGCTCCGCCGCTGCTCCTGCGTATGGTCGAAGCCGGATTGACCGGCAAGAAGTCCGGCGCGGGCTTCTACGAATACGCCGACAACGGTCGCTCCACCAAGCAGGCAAGCTAAGGCCCAAAGCCCCTGTGCGCCTTTCTGGTAGTTCCGGCTACCACAAAGGCGCACAGGGCGCTCGCGCCCCCTCGGTTAGAAAGGTCGACCGCATGTCCAGCAGCACTGCAGCATTCGGCTCCAGCGTCCTGGGGTATCCGCGCATCGGGCCGCGCCGTGAGCTCAAGCGCGCCCTCGAGTCCTACTGGCACGGCACTTCGGACAAGGACGCACTTCTCGCGGTCGCCAAGGAACTCCAGGAATCGACCTGGAGCGAATTGGCTGCGACGGGATTGAGCCAGGTTCCCGGCAACACCTTCTCCTTCTACGATCACGTGCTCGACAATGCGCTGCTCTTCGGCGCAGTGCCGGAGCGGTTCAAGCCGCTCGAGGGCGCCCTCGAGCCGCTCGATTTCTACTTCACGATGGCCCGCGGCCGCCCGGACTTCCCGCCTCTCGAGCTGGTGCGCTTCTTCGGTACGAACTACTACTACCGTCAGCCCGAGATCGACGCGAACACAGTGTTCTCGCTCAACTCGGATGCACTTCTCGACGAGTTCGAACGTGCGAAGGCGCGCGGCATCGAATTGCGCCCCGTCATCATGGGGCCCGTCTCGCTGCTTCTGCTTTCGAAGGTCGGACCTGCCACCGAGAAGTCCGATCCGAACTTCACCCCGCTCGACCTGTTGGACGCGCTCCTGCCCGAGTACGAGAAGCTCTTCGAGCAGCTCGCCAAGGCCGGTGCGACATGTGTTCAGTTGGACGAGCCTTCGGTCACCGAGGATCGCACCCCCGAGGAGCTAGCCGCTCTGGGACGTGCGTACGAGAAGCTTTCGACGGCCCCGCTGCGCCCGCGCCTGTTGGTGACGGGTCCGTACGGCAAGTTCGGCGAAGCCCTCAACATCTTGGCGCCCACCAAGATCGAAGCCTTCGGTCTGGACTTGGTGCACGGCAAGATCACGGCCGAGGAACTGGCCGCGGTGCCGAACATCAAGCGCAAGCGCATCTACGCGGGCGTCGTCGACGGTCGCAACGTCTGGCGCGTCGACCGGTTCAACACCTTGACGTACCTGAACGAACTCAAAGACGTTGTGCCTGACCTCGTCGTCTCCACGTCGTCGTCGCTGCTGCACGTGCCGTACGACGTGCTCTCCGAGTACGACATTCCGGGAGACGTCGCAGACCGTCTGGCTTTTGCGAAGCAGAAGGTCGGCGAAGTCGTCTCACTGGCGAAGGCGCTCACCGAAGGTCCTTCGGACAAGTGGCGTAAGCGTCCGACGAAGGTGCACTTCAAGCTCAAGCACGCTGTCCGTGCTCGGGTGAACGCGATCAAGCCCGAAGATCGTGTGCGTGCACCGTACGAGGAGCGTCGTAAAGCTCAGCAGGAACGGTTGAATCTGCCGTTGGTGCCGGCCCAGACACTGGGTTCGTTCCCGCAGACCGACGCGATTCGCCAGGCTCGTTACGAACTCGGCCAGGGGCGTTTGGAATGGGACGACTACTACAAGCGCATCCAGGAAGAGATCGAGCGCACAATCCGTCTGCAAGAGGACATCGGTCTCGATGTTTTCGTGCACGGCGAGCACGAGCGCAACGACATGGTCCAGTACTTCGCCGAACTGCTCGAGGGCTATGCCTTCACGCACAACGGTTGGGTTCAGGCCTACGGATCTCGGTGCACGCGTCCGCCGATTCTCTACGGCGACATCGCACGTCCGAAGCCGATGACGGTCGAGTGGATTGCGTACGCGCAGTCGCTGACCGACAAGCCGGTCAAGGGCATGCTGACGGGTCCGGTCACCATGATCGCCCGTTCGTTCGTTCGCCAGGATCAGCCGCTCTACGAAACGGCAGAGCAACTGGCACTTGTCATTCGAGACGAAATCGCGGATCTCGAAGCTGCCGGAATCGCCATCATCCAGGTGGACGAACCGGCAATTCGTGAACTGCTGCCACTGCGTGAGGACGGCCGGGAGGCCTACCTGGAGTGGGCCGTCGACGCGTTCCGTCTGGCAACAGGTGGAGCGAAGCCGGAAACACAGATCCACACACATCTGACGTACTCCGCTCGGTCGTCGGTGGTCGACGCCATCGAACGGTTGGACGCCGATGTGACGGCTATCGTCGCGACCCGCTCCATCACGTGGGTTCTCGAAGCACTCAAGGAAGGCGCGCTCACGCACGGCGTCGGCCCCGGTGTCTACGAATCTCGCTCAGCTCGGATTCCCGACATCGACGAACTCGACGAATTGCTCACCGAGGCAAGCGAATCGATCTCTCTCGATCGCTTGTGGGCAAATCCGGACGGCGGCCTCAAGACCCGCCATCCGTGGCAACTCGAGCCTTCGCTGCGCAATATGGTTGCGGCCGCGAGGCGCCTGCGTCGTCGGGCCGAGCAAGCCGAGCGCGACGCCGGGTAAGTCACGTAAAGAACAAGTCATGGAGGGGCCTGCGAGTTGCAGGTCCCTCCATGCACGGGTAGGCATGTGTGCATGGTTACTGCTGCTGCTTATGCCGCGACGTCCGCTGACGGTCCCCTCGAGAAGACCACTGTCGAACGCCGCGAGCTCGGTCCACTGGACATTCTCATCGACATCAAATTTGCCGGCATCTGCCATTCCGACATCCACACCGCTCGCAACGAGTGGGGCGGAGCGAAGTACCCGATCGTCCCCGGACACGAAATCGCCGGCGTCGTCGCCGCCGTGGGGTCCGATGTCACCAAGCACAAGGTCGGCGACCGAGTGGGCGTCGGCTGCTTCGTCGACTCGTGCGGGGAGTGCGACGCCTGCACCGCCGGTGAAGAGCAGTACTGCCGCAAGGGTGTGACGGGTACGTACAACGCCACCGGCCGCGACGGCGAGCGCACTCAGGGTGGCTACTCGACGCACATCGTCGTCACCGAGCACTTCGTGCTCTCGATCCCGGAGGGCATCGAACTCGACGTTGCAGCGCCGCTCCTGTGCGCGGGCATCACCTTGTACTCACCGCTGCGGCACTGGAACGCCGGCCCCGGCAAGAAGGTCGCCATCATCGGTTTCGGCGGCCTCGGGCACGTCGGCGTGAAGATCGCCAAGGCGCTCGGAGCGGAAGTCACCGTCCTGAGCCAGACGCTCGGCAAGAAAGACGACGGGCTTCGCCTCGGCGCCGATCACTACTACGCGACCAACGACCGTGAGACGTTCAAGGCTCTTCGCGGCGAGTTCGACCTGATCCTCAACACGGTCTCGGTCAACCTCGACATCGACGCCTACATGTCCTTGCTTGCCATCAACGGCACTCTCGTCGAACTCGGCCTGCCCGAGAAGCCGATCGAAGTTCGAGCATTCTCGCTCGCCGCAAACCGTCGTAGCCTCGCCGGTTCCATGGTCGGAGGTATCCCGCAGACACAGGAGATGCTCGACTTCTGCGCCGAGCACGGCATCGGCGCAGAAATCGAACTGATTCCGGCGAGCGACATCAACGACGCTTACGAGCGCGTGATCAAGAGCGACGTCCGATACCGATTCGTGATCGACACCGCA encodes:
- a CDS encoding serine/threonine protein kinase gives rise to the protein MPDNYQRPPNNQAWSQSGPQPPQLGYRAAPQSYPPPQGFPPAPPRGNPPPRRPGWVIPVSVIGVITVLALFGGLAWVLWPKDVPNSAAGGAAHTTISAANTPGTTTTAPSTTSPTTTRAANFPAGASACPGGQPAGSYKESATSGGKTSCEFAEAVRIAYGNSGATGASSTVSARSPVTGKEYTMACKVTSGIVTCTGGDNAVVYLR
- the aceA gene encoding isocitrate lyase codes for the protein MSTTGTPKTAAELQQDWDTNPRWKGVTRNYTADQVVKLQGTVVEEQTLARRGSEILWDLVNNEDYINSLGALTGNMAVQQVRAGLKAIYLSGWQVAGDANLSGHTYPDQSLYPANSVPTVVRRINNALLRADEIAKTEGDTSVSNWLAPIVADAEAGFGGALNAYELQKAMIGAGAAGVHWEDQLASEKKCGHLGGKVLIPTQQHIRTLTSARLASDVADVPSVIIARTDAEAATLITSDVDERDRPFLDGTRTAEGFYGVKNGIEPCIARAKAYAPYADLIWMETGVPDLEVAKKFAESVRSEFPDQLLAYNCSPSFNWKAHLDDATIAKFQKELGAMGFKFQFITLAGFHSLNYGMFDLAYGYAREGMTAFVDLQEREFKAAEERGFTAIKHQREVGAGYFDTIATTVDPNTSTAALKGSTEEGQFH
- a CDS encoding 3-hydroxybutyryl-CoA dehydrogenase; the protein is MTSEKIQRVGVIGAGIMGAGIAEVCARAHVDVLVFEQTRELAAAGRSRILRSLDRGVSSGKITEREREQAAWRLRFTSDLGDFADRQLVVEAVVEDEKIKSEIFAELDAVVTDPDAVLASNTSSIPIMKLGISTKRPERVIGMHFFNPVPVLPLVELVTTLKTSASVSQRAEAFASDILGKQVVRSADRSGFVVNALLVPYLLSAIRMVESGFATKEDIDKATVLGLAHPMGPLALTDLVGLDTVKSIADSMYEEFKEPLYSAPPLLLRMVEAGLTGKKSGAGFYEYADNGRSTKQAS
- the metE gene encoding 5-methyltetrahydropteroyltriglutamate--homocysteine S-methyltransferase, with protein sequence MSSSTAAFGSSVLGYPRIGPRRELKRALESYWHGTSDKDALLAVAKELQESTWSELAATGLSQVPGNTFSFYDHVLDNALLFGAVPERFKPLEGALEPLDFYFTMARGRPDFPPLELVRFFGTNYYYRQPEIDANTVFSLNSDALLDEFERAKARGIELRPVIMGPVSLLLLSKVGPATEKSDPNFTPLDLLDALLPEYEKLFEQLAKAGATCVQLDEPSVTEDRTPEELAALGRAYEKLSTAPLRPRLLVTGPYGKFGEALNILAPTKIEAFGLDLVHGKITAEELAAVPNIKRKRIYAGVVDGRNVWRVDRFNTLTYLNELKDVVPDLVVSTSSSLLHVPYDVLSEYDIPGDVADRLAFAKQKVGEVVSLAKALTEGPSDKWRKRPTKVHFKLKHAVRARVNAIKPEDRVRAPYEERRKAQQERLNLPLVPAQTLGSFPQTDAIRQARYELGQGRLEWDDYYKRIQEEIERTIRLQEDIGLDVFVHGEHERNDMVQYFAELLEGYAFTHNGWVQAYGSRCTRPPILYGDIARPKPMTVEWIAYAQSLTDKPVKGMLTGPVTMIARSFVRQDQPLYETAEQLALVIRDEIADLEAAGIAIIQVDEPAIRELLPLREDGREAYLEWAVDAFRLATGGAKPETQIHTHLTYSARSSVVDAIERLDADVTAIVATRSITWVLEALKEGALTHGVGPGVYESRSARIPDIDELDELLTEASESISLDRLWANPDGGLKTRHPWQLEPSLRNMVAAARRLRRRAEQAERDAG
- a CDS encoding NAD(P)-dependent alcohol dehydrogenase; its protein translation is MVTAAAYAATSADGPLEKTTVERRELGPLDILIDIKFAGICHSDIHTARNEWGGAKYPIVPGHEIAGVVAAVGSDVTKHKVGDRVGVGCFVDSCGECDACTAGEEQYCRKGVTGTYNATGRDGERTQGGYSTHIVVTEHFVLSIPEGIELDVAAPLLCAGITLYSPLRHWNAGPGKKVAIIGFGGLGHVGVKIAKALGAEVTVLSQTLGKKDDGLRLGADHYYATNDRETFKALRGEFDLILNTVSVNLDIDAYMSLLAINGTLVELGLPEKPIEVRAFSLAANRRSLAGSMVGGIPQTQEMLDFCAEHGIGAEIELIPASDINDAYERVIKSDVRYRFVIDTATI